In Candidatus Roseilinea sp., one DNA window encodes the following:
- a CDS encoding RNA 2',3'-cyclic phosphodiesterase, with protein sequence MGQPEGRLIYNRSVQRAKQPTLRAFLALDFDDDALRVLDAYLRRLRAMPWANDVRWVRPDNLHLTLRFLGDVTPSQAERYAEAFGEGLARMTDLTAFTLAATPPRFFPTPSRPRVIACLIEGNPTLTALAALAETCALRIGLERETRPFNGHITLGRTRDSFPRDAALPRDETVTDMRPITITLYESKLDPRGAMYTPLRSFSLGSHL encoded by the coding sequence GTGGGACAGCCTGAGGGCCGGCTAATCTACAATCGCAGCGTGCAACGCGCGAAGCAGCCTACCCTACGCGCTTTTCTTGCGCTGGATTTCGACGACGACGCGCTGCGGGTGCTCGATGCTTACCTGCGTCGGCTGCGCGCGATGCCGTGGGCGAACGACGTGCGTTGGGTTCGCCCGGACAACCTGCACCTGACGCTGCGTTTTCTGGGCGACGTGACGCCGAGCCAAGCGGAGCGCTATGCCGAGGCGTTCGGTGAAGGATTGGCACGGATGACCGATTTGACAGCGTTCACCCTGGCAGCAACGCCGCCGCGTTTCTTTCCGACGCCGTCGCGACCGCGCGTGATCGCCTGCTTGATCGAGGGCAATCCCACCCTGACTGCGCTGGCGGCGCTGGCCGAGACCTGCGCGCTACGAATCGGCCTCGAACGCGAGACGCGCCCTTTCAACGGCCACATCACGTTAGGCCGGACGCGCGACTCCTTCCCGCGCGACGCGGCTTTGCCGCGCGATGAAACGGTCACCGATATGCGGCCGATCACAATTACCCTCTACGAAAGCAAGCTCGACCCGCGCGGGGCCATGTACACCCCGCTGCGCTCCTTCTCTCTAGGCTCTCATCTTTAA
- the aacC gene encoding aminoglycoside 3-N-acetyltransferase — protein sequence MIPIPQNQLVRQLRDLDVQPGSVLLVHTAFSRVKPVEGGPLGLIEALRAALGPDGTLVMPSMTDDDEALFDPRSSPCLGMGIVADTFWRLPDVLRSDSPHAFAAAGPHAAEITAPHPPDFPHGPDSPVDRVLARDGQVLLLGIGHTANTTIHLAEYLGGARYRINKQVLILHDGRPMRLDYGEIDHCCRNFALVDAWLDARGLQRRGIVGYAEARLARSRDIVDVVSAQVRANPTVFLHPPGVDEECDEAWDSLRAG from the coding sequence GTGATCCCGATACCCCAAAACCAGCTCGTCCGTCAGCTTCGCGACTTGGACGTGCAGCCGGGCAGCGTGTTGCTCGTCCACACGGCGTTCTCGCGGGTGAAGCCGGTGGAAGGCGGTCCGCTCGGGTTGATCGAGGCGCTGCGCGCGGCGCTCGGCCCGGACGGCACGCTGGTGATGCCGAGCATGACGGACGACGACGAAGCGCTCTTCGATCCGCGCTCGTCTCCATGTCTGGGAATGGGCATCGTTGCCGACACGTTCTGGCGGCTGCCCGATGTGCTGCGCAGCGATAGCCCGCACGCTTTCGCAGCCGCCGGCCCACACGCCGCCGAGATCACCGCGCCGCACCCGCCCGACTTCCCGCACGGCCCGGACAGCCCGGTGGACCGCGTCCTGGCGCGCGACGGACAAGTGTTGCTGCTCGGCATCGGCCACACGGCGAACACCACGATTCACCTCGCCGAGTATCTGGGCGGCGCGCGCTACCGCATCAACAAGCAAGTGCTCATCCTCCACGATGGCCGGCCGATGCGGCTGGATTACGGTGAGATTGACCACTGCTGCCGGAACTTCGCGCTGGTGGATGCCTGGCTGGACGCGCGCGGGCTGCAGCGCCGGGGCATCGTCGGCTACGCCGAGGCACGCCTGGCGCGATCACGCGACATCGTGGACGTGGTGTCCGCCCAGGTGCGCGCGAATCCGACCGTCTTCTTGCACCCTCCGGGTGTGGACGAGGAGTGCGACGAGGCGTGGGACAGCCTGAGGGCCGGCTAA
- a CDS encoding 3-oxoacyl-[acyl-carrier-protein] synthase 2, whose protein sequence is MARPKRFSSLRRGLSRFTNASKRVLRRERSDAGESRPVIHIHTPNGSRRRRVVITGIGAITVLGLNLMDTWNNLVVGRSGIGPITQFDPSNLPVRIAGEVKGFDPLKYIDAKEARRMARCSHFAVAAAQEAIEQSGLRIGKDVKPDRVGIVMGTALGGYEMSENGSREYYQYGYKRTNPFALPAALPNAPGHHISTRFGLKGPLSTVVAACASGTQAIGDGAEMIRLGKADAVLAGGVEAVVIETAIVAFSKLRVLSTMNDHPELAQRPFDITRDGFAYSEGCTVMMLEDYERAKARGATIYAEVLGMGVSSDAYHIAIPDPSASGAIRAMMWALQDAGIAPHHVDYINAHGSATQTNDALETAAIKHVFGEYAYDIPVTSTKSMVGHAMGAAGAIEALSTVMTIKTGIIPPTINLHHPDPACDLDYVPHKARLKEVNIAISNSFGLGGQNATIAFGKI, encoded by the coding sequence ATGGCACGACCTAAACGATTCTCCAGCCTACGGCGCGGCCTGAGCCGCTTCACCAACGCCAGCAAGCGCGTGCTGAGGCGTGAGCGAAGCGACGCGGGCGAGTCGCGGCCCGTCATACACATCCACACGCCGAACGGCAGCAGGCGGCGTCGCGTCGTCATCACCGGCATCGGCGCGATCACTGTGCTGGGCCTGAACTTGATGGACACCTGGAACAATTTAGTGGTGGGGCGCAGCGGCATCGGTCCGATCACTCAATTCGACCCCAGCAATCTGCCGGTGCGCATCGCCGGCGAGGTCAAAGGATTTGATCCGCTCAAGTACATTGACGCCAAGGAGGCCCGGCGCATGGCGCGTTGCTCACACTTCGCCGTAGCCGCTGCTCAGGAAGCCATCGAGCAATCCGGGTTGCGCATCGGCAAAGATGTGAAGCCCGATCGGGTAGGCATCGTGATGGGCACAGCGCTGGGTGGCTATGAGATGTCGGAGAACGGATCGCGGGAATACTATCAATACGGCTACAAGCGCACGAATCCGTTTGCCCTCCCCGCTGCGCTGCCCAACGCGCCCGGCCATCACATCAGCACGCGGTTTGGGTTGAAAGGGCCGCTGAGCACGGTGGTGGCGGCGTGCGCATCCGGCACGCAAGCCATCGGCGACGGCGCTGAGATGATCCGCCTGGGCAAAGCCGATGCGGTGCTGGCCGGCGGTGTGGAAGCCGTGGTGATCGAGACGGCCATCGTCGCCTTCTCCAAGCTGCGCGTGCTCAGCACAATGAACGACCACCCCGAACTCGCGCAGCGCCCATTCGACATCACGCGCGATGGCTTCGCGTACAGCGAAGGCTGCACGGTGATGATGCTGGAAGACTACGAGCGGGCCAAGGCGCGCGGCGCGACGATCTACGCCGAGGTGCTCGGCATGGGCGTCTCGTCCGACGCCTATCACATTGCCATTCCCGACCCTTCGGCCAGCGGGGCGATCCGCGCCATGATGTGGGCCCTGCAAGACGCCGGCATCGCGCCGCATCACGTGGACTACATCAACGCGCACGGGTCGGCCACACAAACCAACGACGCGCTCGAGACGGCCGCGATCAAACATGTCTTCGGCGAATACGCCTACGACATTCCGGTCACCAGCACTAAGTCCATGGTCGGCCACGCTATGGGTGCAGCCGGTGCCATCGAGGCGCTGAGCACGGTGATGACGATCAAGACCGGCATCATTCCACCCACCATCAACCTGCACCATCCCGATCCGGCGTGCGATTTGGACTACGTGCCGCACAAAGCCCGCCTCAAGGAAGTCAACATCGCCATCTCCAATTCATTCGGCCTCGGTGGGCAGAACGCAACGATCGCCTTTGGGAAGATCTGA
- a CDS encoding phosphate acyltransferase, which translates to MKIVLDAMGGDFGPGPNVEAAVSTAREFGWEIVLVGRQEMIRPLLVQHNTANLHLPIVHASEVIEMSEHPAQAVKTKKNSSMVVGMQMVRNGDADAFVTMGNTGGALAAALFHLGRIKGILRPALSSVFPTAKGWVFLLDVGANADCKPEYLVQFGLMGSIYAERVMGIRNPRVAIMSNGEEETKGNELVQQAHQLLKKAPINFIGNAEGRDLPAGNADVFVTDGFTGNVIVKLSEGMGDFIKGMLREEIMRTPKSKLGGLLIKDAIERISKRTNYEEIGGAPLLGVDGVVIIGHGRSKARAIRSALMRAAEAVEHGVVDAIEKGLEALPKVTNVEARTPAG; encoded by the coding sequence ATGAAGATCGTTTTAGATGCGATGGGTGGCGACTTCGGCCCCGGGCCAAATGTCGAAGCCGCCGTGAGCACGGCGCGCGAGTTCGGCTGGGAGATCGTCCTGGTCGGGCGCCAGGAGATGATTCGCCCGCTGCTCGTGCAACACAACACCGCCAACTTACACCTGCCGATCGTACACGCCAGCGAAGTGATCGAGATGAGCGAGCACCCGGCGCAGGCAGTGAAGACAAAGAAGAACAGCTCGATGGTGGTGGGCATGCAGATGGTGCGCAATGGCGATGCCGATGCCTTCGTCACCATGGGTAACACTGGCGGCGCATTGGCTGCGGCGCTCTTTCACCTGGGCCGCATCAAGGGCATCCTCCGCCCGGCATTATCCTCGGTCTTCCCCACTGCCAAAGGATGGGTGTTCTTGCTCGACGTTGGGGCGAACGCCGACTGTAAGCCGGAATACCTGGTGCAATTCGGCCTGATGGGTAGCATCTACGCCGAGCGCGTGATGGGCATTCGCAACCCGCGCGTGGCGATCATGTCCAACGGCGAAGAGGAGACCAAAGGCAACGAGCTGGTACAGCAAGCCCATCAGCTCCTCAAGAAAGCGCCGATCAACTTCATCGGCAACGCCGAGGGCCGCGACCTACCGGCCGGCAACGCTGACGTCTTCGTGACGGACGGCTTCACCGGCAATGTGATCGTTAAGTTGTCCGAGGGTATGGGGGATTTCATCAAGGGCATGCTGCGCGAAGAGATCATGCGCACGCCAAAGAGCAAACTGGGCGGCCTGCTGATCAAGGATGCCATCGAGCGCATCAGCAAGCGCACCAACTACGAGGAGATCGGCGGCGCGCCACTCCTAGGCGTGGACGGTGTTGTAATCATTGGCCACGGCCGCAGCAAAGCGCGCGCGATTCGTTCGGCGCTCATGCGCGCAGCCGAAGCAGTGGAGCACGGCGTCGTGGATGCGATCGAGAAAGGGCTGGAAGCGCTGCCGAAGGTGACGAACGTCGAAGCACGTACGCCGGCCGGCTGA
- a CDS encoding peptidase S16: MEAKVHELPLFPLNAVLFPGQTLPLHIFEPRYRIMIRRCIENDEPFGVVLARDEEPDEPHDIGTSARVTDAKRLSDGRMNILTLGEERFRLHNFRVSEHGYLIGDVTPFPFVEDVVPADPLVNTVSQRLARYLKLLGEANGLSFRFDQFPTQPVDVAVFTAIALRLPLEQKQFLLSQARVTDLLAIESEVLREELKIMSIVASAIRPPEDNHIFSRN, translated from the coding sequence ATGGAGGCGAAGGTCCACGAATTGCCGTTGTTTCCCTTGAACGCCGTGCTATTTCCCGGCCAGACGTTGCCGCTGCACATCTTCGAACCGCGCTACCGGATCATGATCCGGCGCTGTATCGAGAATGACGAGCCGTTCGGCGTTGTGCTGGCGCGAGACGAAGAGCCGGATGAACCGCACGACATCGGCACATCGGCGCGCGTGACCGACGCGAAGCGCCTGTCCGATGGGCGGATGAACATCCTGACGCTGGGCGAAGAGCGGTTCCGGCTGCACAACTTTCGCGTCAGCGAGCACGGCTACCTGATCGGCGATGTCACGCCCTTTCCGTTCGTTGAGGACGTAGTGCCTGCCGACCCACTCGTGAATACGGTATCGCAACGGCTGGCGCGTTATCTGAAGCTGCTGGGTGAAGCCAACGGCCTAAGCTTCCGGTTCGACCAGTTCCCCACGCAGCCGGTGGATGTCGCCGTGTTCACTGCCATCGCCTTGCGCCTGCCGTTGGAGCAGAAACAATTTCTGCTCTCTCAGGCGCGCGTGACCGATCTGCTCGCCATCGAATCCGAAGTCCTGCGCGAGGAACTGAAGATAATGAGCATCGTCGCTTCCGCCATCCGGCCTCCAGAGGACAATCACATTTTTTCGAGGAACTGA